GCTCTCGGCTTGCCGGCACGAACGTCCAACCCGGATACGGCACGGACGCCTTGGTCGGCTCGGTGCCAGCGCCTTCCTCGTACGCCCGGACGAGGGTCGCCGCCTGCGACGCCGGCAACGTCGCCGACAGCAGGACGACCGGGCATCCGTACGCTCCCAGCCAGTTCAACAGGCGACACAGCAGGGTGGTCATGTAGTCGTCGTAGGCGTGCGCCTCGTCTACCACGAACACCTTGCCTGAAAGGCCGAGTAGACGCAGCGCGTTGTGCTTAGTGGTCAGCGAGGCCAGCAGGGCCTGGTCGACGGTGCCCACCGCCATCGGGGCCAACAGTCCACGCTTGCGGCCACGCAGCCAATCCGTCGCCACCACATCACGGCTTGGGTCGTCGGACACCACCACGCCGGAATCACTGAGGTCGGCAGCGGCACGGGCCTCGTACTCGGCGTTCAGCCACGACAAGCTGTGCAGCAGCGTGACCGGCGCCGGGCCCGCGGCCAGCTTGGCGGCGAATGCCCGCACCCGGCGATACATCTCGTCAGAGGTTGCCATGGTTGGCAAGGCGAAGAAGAACCCGTGGGCCCCGCACACCTCGGCCAACCTCAGGGCAGCCACCAACGCGGCTTCGGTCTTGCCGTCCCCCGTCGCCGCCGTCACGACCACCAGCCCCGGACCGTCGACCACCGGCAGCAACTCATCGATGATCGACCGTTGAAGCGCGTTCGGGCGGTGCGGAAACAAATCCTCGAAGCCCGCAGCCCGAAACGAGGGCGCCCCCAGGCCCGCGTCGTCGAGCAGGACGGCGACGGGCGCGGCCAAGGCCGCGAGGTGAGCCGAGACGACGGTGATGTCCGTGCACTGCGGCACCCTTGGCAACTGCTGGCGCAAGAAGTGTTCTTGGCTGGCCAGCCAATCGGCGAGGATCACGAGCCCCGTGACCAGCACACTGGCCGGCGCGCTCATGGCCGGCGGCGGCTTCGGCGAACCCACCGCCTCATGCACCACCCGCACCAGGGCTGCGCGCTGTCGCGCCCAGCCGCCCTCACCCAGGTGCAACCGGCCGCCATGCGGCCCGCTGGTCTGCTGGAAACGTCCGTGGTGGCCGCCGACGATCTGAGCGACGCGGTATGCCAAGCGGCTACTGGCTCGCCTGGCTGACTGCGGATATCCGAGGGGGTCGAGGAGGTCAGGCATGGCGAGTTGGCCAGCGGTGTCGTGCCTCAGCGAGCCGTCACCTGCAGTGTCCTCATACGAGCCGCTGCACTGCAGCGCGCTGAACAGGGCCCCGTTCTGCTTCTGGAAGCCAGGCGTCGCCTTGCCGACGTCGTGCAACCCTGCCCAGAACATCATCAACGACCTGGCGTGGGCGTCGTCAGTGGTCAGCCCCTCCACGATGATCCTTCGCTGGTTCGGGGCTAGGTAACAATCCCACAGTGCCCCGGCAACGGCAGCGGTGTCGATCAAGTGCCAGAGCAGCGGGTACGGCACCTCGAGATGGTTAGACTTGCCCCAGATCCCGGCATCGACTTCCTCGTGGTCGAAACCCAAGCCGACCGCCTCCGTCCACATCTGCTCGTGAGGGCGTCCGCATGCAACCACGGCCGTACGACACTTCCGTCCGCTCGATGCAGATCCGGGCACCGGCGGGATAAAGCCGCAGGTCGCGAAGTGTCCTCCCCACGCACGTGGGGGTGTTCCGCCGGCGTTCCACTCGTAGCGGCGGCCGGCGAGGTCCTCCCCACGCACGTGGGGGTGTTCCGGCCCCGCGACCCGCCGATGGGTCCGGGGCCTTGTCCTCCCCACGCACGTGGGGGTGTTCCGCAAGCTCCCGACACCCGGGAACTCACGGTGCGGTCCTCCCCACGCACGTGGGGGTGTTCCGTTGACCGGGCGAGTCCAGCCACCCCGCCGCCCGTCCTCCCCACGCACGTGGGGGTGTTCCGCGGACCTGATCACGCTGGGCGGCGCGGCCACCGTCCTCCCCACGCACGTGGGGGTGTTCCGGCGGGTCTGCCGGTGGAGTTCGCCGCCGAGCTGTCCTCCCCACGCACGTGGGGGTGTTCCGTAGGCGACGGCGTGCGGCGGCAGCTCGCCGTCGTCCTCCCCACGCACGTGGGGGTGTTCCGTCGGCAGGGGTGGCGTGCTGGATCTGGCGCAGGTCCTCCCCACGCACGTGGGGGTGTTCCGGACGCCGGCCGGGACCTGTCGCGGTTGCGGGCGTCCTCCCCACGCACGTGGGGGTGTTCCGGTGACGGCGAGGATGCCGCCGACCCACACGAGGTCCTCCCCACGCACGTGGGGGTGTTCCGGTGCCCAGCCTGGTCGCTGGCCAGCTGCGTGAGTCCTCCCCACGCACGTGGGGGTGTTCCGCGGTGGGCGGAGGCGGGGGCGGGGGCGTTCCAGTCCTCCCCACGCACGTGGGGGTGTTCCAGTCGAGACCGGCCGACTCGCAGAACTCCCGCAAGTCCTCCCCACGCACGTGGGGGTGTTCCGCGCTCGACACACCGAGCAACCGCAACCCGTGGGTCCTCCCCACGCACGTGGGGGTGTTCCGGCGACGCGCATGAGCTGCCGACCGATGCCCGTGTCCTCCCCACGCACGTGGGGGTGTTCCGGCCACCTACCGGGAGACCGTCGGCATGTGGGGGTCCTCCCCACGCACGTGGGGGTGTTCCGCCGGGCTCGTCAGCAATCCGGCGACGGAGAAAGTCCTCCCCACGCACGTGGGGGTGTTCCGGACGCCGACGAGCAGTACGCCGCCCTCGAGCGGTCCTCCCCACGCACGTGGGGGTGTTCCGCGCCCCGCCCCGGCCGTGAGGCCAGAGCGGGGGTCCTCCCCACGCACGTGGGGGTGTTCCGCCACCGCCGCCCCAGTTGGGCACGGTCTCCAGGTCCTCCCCACGCACGTGGGGGTGTTCCGAACTGCACGAGTCGCGCGACGGCGACACCGTCGTCCTCCCCACGCACGTGGGGGTGTTCCGGAGGTGCCGGCCGGTGTCCTCGACCTCACGGCGTCCTCCCCACGCACGTGGGGGTGTTCCGCTGCTCCTCGCCACCGGCCTCGCCGGTGGGTTGTCCTCCCCACGCACGTGGGGGTGTTCCGAACATCCCCTGGTACCGCCGCTGACCTGACCAGTCCTCCCCACGCACGTGGGGGTGTTCCGGTGAAGAACGGCTCGACGCTGCTCAGGAGCCCGTCCTCCCCACGCACGTGGGGGTGTTCCGACAGTGCGGTGCGGGCCGTCCTCGTCGTTGTTGTCCTCCCCACGCACGTGGGGGTGTTCCGCTCGCCGGGTGGTGGAAGGTGAAGCTGGGGCCGTCCTCCCCACGCACGTGGGGGTGTTCCGGCTGCGACCGGCGTAGCCGTTACCGGACCCGAGTCCTCCCCACGCACGTGGGGGTGTTCCGCGGACGGGGTCCCGCACCAGCTCGGGTTTCTGGTCCTCCCCACGCACGTGGGGATGTTCCGCGGATGACGGTCGGCAGGGATGACCGGCCCGAGTCCTCCCCACGCATGTGGGGGTGTTCCGCCTGACTACCTGAGCGCCGCCGACGCGGCGGAGTCCTCCCCACGCACGTGGGGGTGTTCCGGCCAGCGACATCATCGAGGCGTGGGCCGTCGGTCCTCCCCACGCACGTGGGGGTGTCCCGTACGGGATGGCGTTCCGGTTCCTGCCGGAGTCGTCCTCCCCACGCCTGTGGGGTGTTCCGTTGCTCCTTGAACTCGACGCCGGAGGTCAGACGCCCTCCCCACGCACGTGGGGGTGTTCCGCGGACAGCGGGGAGCAGCCTCACGGGTCAGCCGTCCTCCCCACGCACGTGGGTGTTCCGCCTGCTCCCACGACCCCGACCACGCCGTCTGCCCGTCCTCCCCACGCACGTGGGTGTTCCGCTGCTGGAGCTCGTTCTTGACCTGGCCGTAGGGTCCTCCCACGCGCGTAGGGGTGTTCCGGGCTGCTTCGAGCCCGCCACCCGGGTCACGCCGTCCTCCCCATGCGCGTGGGGGTGTTCCGATGAGATCAACATGTACGCGAAGATGCTCGCGGTCCTCCCCACGCACGTAAAGTGTTCCGTCATTACGTACTACCGGGAGGGCCGGGGGCTCGTCCTCCCCACGCACGTGGTTCCGGGTCGCCAGCCCCGACCGGTCACCCCGTCGCTGTCCTCCCCACGCACGTGGGGGTGTTCCGCCGAACCTGCCGAACCCGCGGTACTACCACGCGTCCTCCCCACGCACGTGGGGGTATTCCCGGCATGGGGCTGCTGCTGAACGGACTGATGGGGTCCTCCCCCCACGCACGTGGGGGTGTTCCCGCCCTTGTAGTCGGCGATCGCCGACCGGCCTCGGTCCTCCCCACGCACGTGGGGGTGCTCCGCGTGGGCCCAACTCGTGTCGGCTCCGCCCGAAAACTGACCCCGTGGTTCCGGTTCCGCGGCTGCCGTCTACCTCAGCACTACCGGTAACGGCGCCATGTGACCTCATGGTCGTCTGCGAAGAGTGACCGCAGCCTGTGGGCCAGCTCGCGGGCTACCTCCGGACGGCCGGCAAGCGTGTCGATGGTGCTGGTAACGAGTTGCAACTCTCGAACCCGCCGCAAGATCGTCCACCCGGTCCAGGCCATGAGGTCAACGCCATAGGCATCGACAAAGTCCCTGTAGTCGTTCAGTGAGCGCCCGAACCGGGTAGCTCCGTGGGCGGTCGGTACGAGATCCCACTCCCGCGGACCGACGCTCATTCCATCCAGGTCGCAGAGCAGAGGCTCCCGACGGGCGGCGCGGCCCCCGCCCGATGCTGGCAAGAGAACGTTCCCAGTATGCGCATCCCCGTGAATGATGCCTGGCGGGAGCCGCCAGTCGACCCGATCCAGATCCTCCTCCGCCTCGTCGCAGCGGCGGTGAAGGTAGCGAAGCAAGTCGGCGGATGGAGTCCCCAGTTCTGCTCTCGACCATCTCTCCAACTCGCCGGCTTCCTCAGCCGGTAGCGCAGCGGCAGCGTTGAGACGCCGGCGGAACTTCTCAATCGGTGACCAGACCGGCAGCTCTACCTCGAGCCGGTCAAGACTGTGGAGCTCACGGAGTGGCGCAGCCAGGTCGGTCGGCTTGGGCTCGTCGCCGACGGTCGGGACGTACTGCCATGCGGTGGCGACCCAATCCCCGCTGAAGATCGGTTGAGACGGCACCCGGGTGGCGAGCCGCACGGTCGGCATGCCGGCCTCTTCAAGGCATGTCGCGAGCGACACCACCCGATGGGCGAGCGTTGCGGCGTGCGGGCCGGCAGCGAGTCGGATCACGACCGGCGGTGCGACGAACACCGCGTTCATTGTGTATTTGACCAGGCTGGCACTCTCCGGATCGACGTCGATCTGCACGCAGACGTCGCTCAGACGGCCGCGAAGTTCCGAAGCGACAGCGTCACTGAGTGCCGTGGTCATCAGACCGCCTGCAGCTCCGCGATCCGGCTGCCGAGAGCAGCCAGCGCCGGCTCCCGCTCGACCTGCGGCGCGGCGAGCTCCCACAGGGCGTTCAGACGATCGTTGACGCGAGCCGATCGCATTCCGTCCGCCACCAGGCCCACCGCCTTCGTCCCGTACTCGCCAGCGGTGGCGAGATCACCGGCCAGGATACTCGCCGTGGCGACCGAGATCGTGTCGAAGATGAAGGACCGGCGATCTTGGGGGCGGCGTAGCCGGACGGCTTGGTGGGAGTGCTCGGCGGCGCGGTCGACGTAGCCGACGTGCTCCGGATGGCGGGCCAGGGCGGAGTAGACCACGGCGGAGATGCCGTGTACGTCGGCCTCGGTCAGCGCGAAGTGGGTCCAGTCCGGCGCGGTGTCCGGGTCAGCCTGGTCGAGTTCGCGCCGTGCCCGGGTCAGGCTGTCGACGGCCTGGTGGTCGGCGCCCAGGAGCGCGTAAGCCCACGCGGAGTTGGCGTGAAGTATGCCGACGCTGGCATGGCAGCCAGCCTGCTGTGCGGCGAGCTGGCCGAGCCCGAACAGTTGGAGCGCCTCGGCTGGCTGCTCCTGGTGCAGACTGACCCGCCCCAGGCGATACAGCGTGTTGGCCAGCAGCGGCAGGGAGTCGGTCTGTCGGGCCAGGACGAGGCTCTGGGTGAGATGCCGACGCGCCAGGTCGTGGTTGTCGAGATCGTGCGCCACCCATCCAACCAGGTTGTGCAGCTCCGCAAGTGCTGCCCGAAGCTGGGCAGCCACTGCATCTCCGCACTGCACCTGTAGAAGCTGCGTCGCCCACGCTACGTAGCCGCGTGCGGATTGCAGGCAGCGGCCGCCTCCGGCAGCCGCATCGAGCCGGCGGTGAAAGGCCGTCACCGCACGGACGGTGGCGACTTCATCCTGGCCGACGGCAGCGGGGATGGCGACCTCCTGAGAGCTGGGGAGCCATCGCTCGACACCGGCAGGTATGGCACCCACGGCGATGCTCGCGACCACACCGAGCAACTCGCGGGGGTCAACGGGCGCGGCTGTTCCGCCCGGCTTGAGAGGGATCTCTTGCCGGTGATGAAGGGCTTGTTCATCGAGAGCGAGCCCCATGTAATGGCGCGGGATGCACAACCCTTCGGCGATGCGCTCCAGCACTGAGTAGTCCGTGACTATGCGCCGGCCCGCGGCGATTTCTGAGACCCGGCTGGCACCGAGGCCGGTTGCGGTCGCGATCGCGGACCAGCTGAAGCCGCGTTCCTTGAGGAAGCCGAAGACCGCTCCGATGTCGTGGCGAGCAAGGAGCACGCGGACAGGGACGCCACGGTAGGTGCCGTTCTGCCACCACTGCGGCCTGACCACCCGCTGCATGGATGTCACTCCCTCCGACCGCGGATACTGCGCACAGTAGTCGGCCGGGTGCCGAGATGTCCGCCCTGCCGGCGGCCGCGCGACCCACCGTCTCACCGTGAGAGCCCCACCATGAGGCGCTCATCGCTGGCTAGCTGGCGGCAGCCGGCATCGGCCAGGGTCATCGGCGTGCCAGTCAGATGCCATTACCACCTCCGGACTCTCGCTCCGGGCTCGGCAACCAGAGCGGGTCGAGTCCCAGCCCTGGCCCCGACGGAGGGTCGACATGGCCGTCAGACGGCAAGCCAGGACGGGTCCGGGGCGAGTGCTGTGCAGGAGGCCCGCTCGCCTCGGACCAGAGCCCGGCCGGAGTTCGTGCGGGCGCTTGTTCCAAGGAGCGTCCCGCACCAGAGCCGGGTGCAGGGCCCGTCAACGTTCCCCCCGTACGAGACGGTCCCTGCACCCATCGACCGGGTGCGTGGTCGGAGCCAGGCAGGGCCTGGCCGCGCACCCCGTACGAGGAGGTGTCGAGATGCCCCGCTTCCCATGACTCGTCAAGCGATCGGAGCGACGACGGCGGCTACGAGAGCCGAGAGCATGACCGGCGAGCAGACGGATCCCCACGTCGCCCCGGGCACGTTGCTCCGGCTCGACGGCGACGACTGGTCCTTCGGGCGCGACCTCACGCCCGGCACGCACGTCGACGTCGTCGTCGTACGGCTCCGCACCGGCCTCGCCCACCTCAGTGACGAGTGGAGGTGGGTGCTCGGCCACCGACCCGAGTGCGCCTACCCGCACGTCGATGAGCACCCGCCCTGCGTGGAGCTGCGCGTCACCGTCGCCGCGCTGCACCGGCACACGCCCGCCTCGTGACGGGCGTCGAGGAGAGCGACCGTGCCGTCGACCGCTTTGACTCGGCCCGCAGAACGGTGCTCCAGCACGTCAACCGTCAGACGTGTTTCCAGTGCGACAGCGGCGGTTGCCGCCAAGCCGCATGGGCTTTGGATGAGCTGTCCCAGCATCCCGGTGGTCGGCGTCTCCTCGTACTGCTCCGGCTCCTCAACTCCGAAGACGAGACGCCCCAGGAAGGCCAGTCGCGGTGAACCCAGCTCACGGTGCCGGTGAACAGCACGCCGTCCAGCATGTCCACTCTCAGCCCGCTTCGCCGCGCGTCCCGCTGCGCGCCGTCGGCACCGCCGCCATGCAGACCGGCCGCATCGCCGACGAGTTCTTCTTCATGGCCCACGACGACCGGACCGGCCGGCCCCGGCTCTTTGACTCCGCACTGGCCACCGGCCTGGCCGCCGGGCTGCTCGCCGAGCTCTACTTCGCCGGCCGGATCACGTTCGACCGTGGGCACATCCGGGTCAGGGACGCCCGGCCGCCGGCGGACTGGCTGCAACACCTGGTCCTCGACCGGCTCGTCGCCGAGCAGCAGCACACCGCGACCCGGGTGTGGCTGGCGTTTCTCGGCGCGTCAGCCTACGAGCAGGTCGCTCAGCGCATGTGGCAGGTGGGCCTCGTGCATCCGCAGCGGGTAGGCCGGTTGTGGCGCCAGCGCACGGTCTACCTGCCGACCGACATCAACACGGCAGCCTGGCCGTGGGCGCGGTTGTCCCAGCAGCTGCGTAACCGTCGAGGCCTCGATGACTTCGATATCGCCCTGGCCGGTCTGACGCTGCACACCCAGTTGGAGACGGCGCTGCTCGATGGCGCACCGCTGGCGGCGCGCTCGTACCTGCGCCAGCTGGTCGAGCAGTCGTGGCCGCCGTTGCGTGACCTTTTGGCCGACCTCGGCAGCGTCGTCGGCGGGACCGTCCTCAGCCACCGCACCTCCTGAATGCAGCCGACCCACTTCCCTTCCGGAGAGATCTGATGCCCTACTCGACACCCGACACCGTCTCCGCAGTCCTCGCTCGGGGCCGGCTCGGGATCCCCTCCGTGGTGTTCTTCGTGATCGCCGCAGCGGCGCCCCTCACCGTGGTCGCCGGCGGCGCGACCACCGGCTACGCCGTCACCGGCGTCTCGGGTATTCCCGTGTCGTACCTGGTCGTGGCCGCCGTGCTCGCCCTGTTCGCGGTCGGCTACGTGGCCATGTCCCGACGGATCATCAACGCCGGGGCGTTCTATACGTACGTCACCAGGGGGCTCGGCCGCCCGGCGGGCGTCGCCGCGGCCATGGTCGCACTGCTGGCCTACAACGCCATGCAGATCGGCCTGTACGGCGGGTTCGGCGCGGTCCTTGCGCAGTTCCTCGGGGACCAGTACGGCTGGGACGTCGCGTGGTGGGTGTGTGCGCTGATCGCCTGGGCCGTCGTCGCCGTCCTCGGCGTGCTGCGCATCGATCTGAACGGAAAGGTCCTCGCGGTCATGCTCGTCGCTGAGTGTGCCGTCGCCGTCGTCTTCGACGCGGTGATGGTCGGCTACCCCGCCGGCGGGACGGTCACCTTCGACACCCTCGCCCCGTCACACGTCTTCGCCGCCGGCATCGGCGCCGCGCTGGTCACCGCCATCACGGGTTTCGTGGGCTTCGAGGGCACCGTCGTGTTCTCCGAGGAGACGCGTGACCCGCGCCGGACCGTCGCGCGAGCCACCTACATCGCGGTGGCCGCCACCGGACTGCTCTACGGCCTGTCCGCGTGGGCGATGTCCGTCGCCACCGGCCCCGACAAGATCGTGGACGCCGCCCGCTCCGACGGGACCGAACTGATCTTCAACCTGGTGTCCCCGCACCTCGGGGCCGGCGTCGTGACCATCGGCCGGGTCCTCTTCATCACCAGCCTGTTCGCGGCCCTGCTGAGCTTCCACCACACCGTGGCCCGGTACCTGTTCGCCCTCGGCCGCGAACGCGTCGTGCCCGCCGTGCTGGGACGGACCAGCCGGCGCACCGGCGCACCGAAGGCCGGCTCGATCCTCCAGAGCGTCATCGCGGTGGCCGTCCTCGTCGGTTATGCCGCAGCCAACGCGGACCCGATCACGCACCTGTTCTTCTGGGTCACGGTGACCGGTGGCCTCGGCGTCCTGGCCCTGATGACCGTCACCTCCGCGGCCGTGGTCGGCTTCTTCGCCCGCATCACGCACACCGAGGGCCCGTGGCGCGCACTCATCGCGCCCCTGACCGCCACGCTCGCGCTGACGGCGGTCCTCGTCGTCACGGTGCAGGAGTTCGACACCCTCCTCGGCGTCGACCCGCACTCGCCGCTGCGCTGGCTCTTCCCGGCCGCATACGCCGTCGCCGCGCTTGTCGGCGCGGCCTGGGCGCTGATCCTGCGCGCCGCGAGACCAGACGTCTACGACGCCATCGGCCTCGGCGCGGACAGCGCCACCTTGCCCCTCCGCAGAACCGACGTCATCCGCCAGCCGGCCTGACCAGATCCAGGAGTGAGCATGACCGCCGTCAGCACCAGCGTGACCGTGCGCCGCGCCACCCGCGACGACACGGACCCCCTGATCTCCGTCCTCGCCGAGGCGTTCTTCGCCGGACCCGTCGCCGACTGGCTGATCCCCGACCACGACGACCGACGCGCCGTCTACCAGCGGTACTTCGAGCTCGTCCTGCACCACGGCCTCGAGCACGGCCACGTCGACACGACCATCGACCTGTCCGCCGTCGCGATCTGGTATCCCCGCCCCGAACCGCCGCGTGGAACCTCACCAGAGCACCAGGTGGCGCTGGAGGCCGCAACCGGCGTGTACGCGCCGAAGTTCACCCTCCTCGAGGCGATGTTCGAGGCGTTCCATCCCCGCGAACCGCACCACTACCTCGCGTACGTAGCGGTCAGCCCGGAACAGCAGGGCCGCGGTGTCGGCGCTGCCCTGTTGAACAGCTACCACCGCCGACTCGACGCAGTAGGCATGCCGGCGTACCTGGAAGCCAGCAACATGCGCAACCGCAGACTGTACCTCCGACTCGGGTACCGGGCCGGCCCGCCGCTGATCCTGCCCACCAGCGGACCGACGATCTGGCGGATGTGGCGCGGAACGCCCACCGCCACCGGCCCGGCCGCCTTCCCCGCCACCGAACCGCTGTCGCGACGGCGGGCCCGGTGACCGCCGCACCGACGGCCGCCGCCGTGCGGCCGGCGCAGCCAGGAGACGTGGCCACGATCGCCGCAATGCTGACCGACGCCGTCGCGGACGACCCGGTCGCCGAGTGGCTGGTGCCCGACCCGCACGAACGGCGATCCATCTTCCAAGGGCTGCTGTCGATGGAAGTCGACCACGCCGTCGAATGGGGCAGCGTCGACGTGCTGCTCGACATGACCGGCGTCGCGGTGTGGCGTCGGCATCCGGCCAACGACGCAGCCGTGCTGTCGGACCACCACCTCGGCACCTTCACCAAACGGGCGTTGCCCCGGTTCCGGCAGCTCAACGCGCTGGTGGACAGCTACAGGTCCGCCGCGCCGCATCACTGGCTGGCGTGGCTGTACGTCTCCCCGCGCCGCCGCGGGCAGGGCATCGGCACCGCCCTGCTCGCCCGTCAGCACCAGGTCGTCGACCAGTTGGGGCACCCGATCGACGTGGTGGTGACCAGCGAGCCCGCCCGAGACTTCCTGCACGCCCACGGCTACTTCGCCGGCCTGCCTCTGCACCTGCCCAGCAGCCCGCGGCTCTGGCCCCTGCGCTGCGCCGCCCCGCCCGCCACTCAGCCGACCGCGCCGGTCCGGATCGCCTGATCACCCGGTAACACCCCACGCCGATACCGCTCAAACGACGCGGTGACTCCGGCGCCGATGTCAGCCGGGCCGATACCAACGAGGAACGAACCCATGGTCACATCGCCCGTCCCTGTCCGCCGCTTGGCCGTGAGCCTTCTCGGGAGCCTCCTGCTCACCGGCTGCCAGGCGAGCACGCCCAGCGACCAGACACCGTCCCCAACCGCACCGACAGCTCCCGGGAATCAGCCCGTTGCCACGCAAGGCGTGATGGCCACCGGACCCGGTTTGACCCCGCCGCAGCGTCTGATGGCCCTCGCCCGAGGCATCGGTGCCACGCCGGCCGACGGCACCACCGACCTGCCCTACACCTACCTGCACACCCAGTCGTGGACCCGTGCGACCAACGCGATCACACGCACCGACCTGCGGCGGTGGCGTCGCGACGCCGACGGCTCAGGCCACGAGATCACCCGACGTCTCCCCGACCTGCCGGGACTCGACCATCAGCCAGGGCGCGACGAGCAGACGCTGTTCGCGCAGGCGCCCGAGAGGCCGACGCGGTACCTGGCGAACGAACTCCGTCCGTACCTGTCGGACCCGTTGCCGTCCGAGGCGACCGCGCTGGCCGGCGCACTGGCACCCCGTGAGCTGGCCACCGAGCCCGCGTACCCGCGGCTGCTCGCCAACGGCGTCGTCGGCCTCGCGACCGGCCAGTACCTCAACCGGGAGCAGCGAGCGGCGAGCCTGCGCGTCCTGGCGAACATCCCTGGCATCGCGTACCTCGGAGAGAGCACGGACCTTGCCGGCCGCACGGGCCTGATCTTCGCGGTGACCGCCGACGGATCCACATCGCAGCTCCTGGTCGACCCGCGCAGCGGCGACATCCTCGCCGCGCAGGAACGGGTGACCGGACATCGGCCAGGTCTGTTCTCGTACGTACTCATCCTCGCCCGCGGCCACACCGCCAGCAGCGGAGCCGCCGCGCAGCCCTGAGCTACCAATCCGCGAGGCCCACCCGACCGGGCGCCGGGCTCCGCCTCGCCCAGGCCGACACGGGAGCCATGCCGTGGCGGCGAGGAGTCGACGACGAGGCACAACTCCCGATGAGGCACCAGCACTCCATGCTCCGCCCGCACGGGCGGTAGGGGTGACGCGGCACCGAGACGCGGTCACCCGGCACCACCTCGGGTCAGAGCGGCCCGGGCAATTCGGATCGGAGGAAGACATGGCCCTCACCACTCCCGAGCAGAGCACGGCCGGCAGCGGCGACGAGTTCGACCTGGACGTCAGCCTGCTGGAGGTGGCGGACCTGGCCGGCCTGGTCAACCTGACCGACGACGGCTGCGGCAGCACCTGCACCGCCTGCACCACCAACGTCGCCTGACCGGCGATTTTCCGATGGCCGGCCGGCGCGACGGCGAGCACCACGCCGCCCGCGCCGGCCGGCACCCCTCCCCCGACGTCACCGAGGTGTAGCGTGCGCTCTCCCACAGGTTTCCCGGCCTACCGGTCAGCCGACACCGCGCTCGTCCGCGCTGTCGCTCACCCCGCCATCGACCTGCCGCCGTGGCCGGACCTGACCGAACCCCGCGCCGAGCTCGTCCCCACCTGGGTGGGGTGGCTGCGGCAGGTATGGGCGAACGAAACGGTGGCCGAAGCGGTGAGCCACGCCAGTCCCGTTCTCGCCGCGCAGGTGGGCAGGCTGTGCGGCGGCGACACTCTCACCGTCCGGGAGACACGGCGGGTGATCCACGCCGTCGCCCGGTACACGCAGCGTCTGCTCGGCCGGCCGACCCCGTTCGGGCTCCTCGCAGGTGTGGCACCCGCCGTGTTCGGGTCACGGTCGCCGACTCGGTGGGGCAGCTCGCATCAGGCCGTAGCGCGAGCGGGTGCGAGGTGGCTCACCGACGTGATCAACCACCTGGAGCAGTGCCCGGAGTTGATCAGCCAGCTTCTGGTGGTCGCGAACAACACGATGACGGTGCGCGATGACCGGCTCGTCGTCCCCTACCAGCCGCACACCCGGCCGCACGGCACGCCGACGGCCGTGGAGGTGTCGCTGCGGTACTCGGCACCGGTCCGGGCGGCCGTCGCCGCCGCCCACAGCCCGATCCGGATGGAGTCGCTCTCCACGCGTGTTCGCGCAGAGTTCCCCCACGCCAGCCCGGCGACCGTCACGGCGATGCTCACCAAGCTGATCGCGCATCGTGCCCTCATCACCAGCCTGCACGCACCCAGCACCGAGCCCGACGCGCTGGCGTACCTGCTGCTCCAGCTCGACGAGGTGGGCACCGCCGACATCGCGCCCGTCGCCGACATCGTCCGCGTCCTGCAGGAAGTCGACGCAGGACTGCAAGGTCACAACACCACGCAGGGCGCGGACGGTCGCGCGCTAC
This genomic interval from Micromonospora coxensis contains the following:
- the cas3 gene encoding CRISPR-associated helicase Cas3' encodes the protein MGFDHEEVDAGIWGKSNHLEVPYPLLWHLIDTAAVAGALWDCYLAPNQRRIIVEGLTTDDAHARSLMMFWAGLHDVGKATPGFQKQNGALFSALQCSGSYEDTAGDGSLRHDTAGQLAMPDLLDPLGYPQSARRASSRLAYRVAQIVGGHHGRFQQTSGPHGGRLHLGEGGWARQRAALVRVVHEAVGSPKPPPAMSAPASVLVTGLVILADWLASQEHFLRQQLPRVPQCTDITVVSAHLAALAAPVAVLLDDAGLGAPSFRAAGFEDLFPHRPNALQRSIIDELLPVVDGPGLVVVTAATGDGKTEAALVAALRLAEVCGAHGFFFALPTMATSDEMYRRVRAFAAKLAAGPAPVTLLHSLSWLNAEYEARAAADLSDSGVVVSDDPSRDVVATDWLRGRKRGLLAPMAVGTVDQALLASLTTKHNALRLLGLSGKVFVVDEAHAYDDYMTTLLCRLLNWLGAYGCPVVLLSATLPASQAATLVRAYEEGAGTEPTKASVPYPGWTFVPASRERDPVSISPLARDAMVSGRSVEFTLDVRPVRHLKGPVSDPADRRAVVRQVLTPVAERGGCAAVVCNTVNDAQQTYRVLRDWVPHGVDVMLLHSRFPARRREEITVKITGRLGRDGDRSRSTVVVATQVIEQSLDLDFDLLVTDLAPMAQLLQRAGRCHRHLRPRPSWAQQPRVVVLDPCGSGGVEHVKPPAWGDVYAPYLLRATHLQLAGIDTIAVPHAVQGLVEAVYVPQSIRHDPVLSAEYDRYWAEGNVSRGTAELGVIPDPIDVTDLHSLSHTETPEWRATTRLGAESDRLLCCYLDGDGGQWLDPQQRTPLPQAGSGRGGRFKNDEVRTILQETIPVRAGLLEGYEPPIALPASWGDNGWLKELRPLWFPILPAGPAPAVWGQRVAHLDLDLGLVFEAAGAG
- a CDS encoding phosphotransferase — its product is MTTALSDAVASELRGRLSDVCVQIDVDPESASLVKYTMNAVFVAPPVVIRLAAGPHAATLAHRVVSLATCLEEAGMPTVRLATRVPSQPIFSGDWVATAWQYVPTVGDEPKPTDLAAPLRELHSLDRLEVELPVWSPIEKFRRRLNAAAALPAEEAGELERWSRAELGTPSADLLRYLHRRCDEAEEDLDRVDWRLPPGIIHGDAHTGNVLLPASGGGRAARREPLLCDLDGMSVGPREWDLVPTAHGATRFGRSLNDYRDFVDAYGVDLMAWTGWTILRRVRELQLVTSTIDTLAGRPEVARELAHRLRSLFADDHEVTWRRYR
- a CDS encoding tetratricopeptide repeat protein; protein product: MQRVVRPQWWQNGTYRGVPVRVLLARHDIGAVFGFLKERGFSWSAIATATGLGASRVSEIAAGRRIVTDYSVLERIAEGLCIPRHYMGLALDEQALHHRQEIPLKPGGTAAPVDPRELLGVVASIAVGAIPAGVERWLPSSQEVAIPAAVGQDEVATVRAVTAFHRRLDAAAGGGRCLQSARGYVAWATQLLQVQCGDAVAAQLRAALAELHNLVGWVAHDLDNHDLARRHLTQSLVLARQTDSLPLLANTLYRLGRVSLHQEQPAEALQLFGLGQLAAQQAGCHASVGILHANSAWAYALLGADHQAVDSLTRARRELDQADPDTAPDWTHFALTEADVHGISAVVYSALARHPEHVGYVDRAAEHSHQAVRLRRPQDRRSFIFDTISVATASILAGDLATAGEYGTKAVGLVADGMRSARVNDRLNALWELAAPQVEREPALAALGSRIAELQAV
- a CDS encoding GOLPH3/VPS74 family protein, with the protein product MNPAHGAGEQHAVQHVHSQPASPRVPLRAVGTAAMQTGRIADEFFFMAHDDRTGRPRLFDSALATGLAAGLLAELYFAGRITFDRGHIRVRDARPPADWLQHLVLDRLVAEQQHTATRVWLAFLGASAYEQVAQRMWQVGLVHPQRVGRLWRQRTVYLPTDINTAAWPWARLSQQLRNRRGLDDFDIALAGLTLHTQLETALLDGAPLAARSYLRQLVEQSWPPLRDLLADLGSVVGGTVLSHRTS